The Acetomicrobium flavidum genome window below encodes:
- the queF gene encoding preQ(1) synthase: MEKEFKALGKPIRTPLRELDTFPKPPDVDMVVMESDEVTSLCPITGQPDFETVIIEYKPDKLCIESKSLKLYFWSFREEGHFCEALASKILHDVQKACSPLWCKVTVIQKPRGGIKIKAEAVAGEMPRQC, encoded by the coding sequence TTGGAGAAGGAATTTAAGGCACTAGGTAAACCCATAAGGACGCCGCTAAGGGAGCTTGATACTTTCCCTAAACCACCGGACGTCGATATGGTCGTCATGGAAAGCGACGAGGTCACAAGCTTGTGTCCCATTACAGGGCAACCTGACTTTGAGACAGTGATAATAGAATACAAGCCAGACAAGCTCTGCATAGAAAGTAAAAGCCTGAAGTTATATTTTTGGAGCTTTAGAGAAGAAGGCCACTTCTGCGAGGCCTTGGCCTCCAAGATCTTACACGATGTGCAAAAGGCATGTAGCCCCCTGTGGTGCAAGGTAACGGTTATCCAAAAACCTCGTGGCGGCATAAAGATAAAAGCCGAGGCCGTGGCAGGTGAAATGCCCAGGCAGTGCTAA
- a CDS encoding S66 peptidase family protein codes for MRKVKALHQGDTVGLIAPSSPAPLEDLEKAVAAVTELGFNVKVGKSCYESYGYMAGPEEIRARDIHAMFGDPKINGIFCVRGGNGAIRLPRLINMKLIYKNPKVFLGYSDITILHLMFNLHGQFCTFHGPMPSTDMIKDLFPGYEKDHLLRAICDDEPIGELRPYDGALPMQTLVEGSAEGEIIGGNLSLVCALMGTPWEIDTKDRILILEDVDEPVYKIDRMLSQLLLAGKLEAASGIVLGQFTNITHKDPSRTFALEKVFEDVVAKAGRPTLINGYFGHGEKKVTIPLGVRAVIDGSDSTFTIIESGVVK; via the coding sequence ATGAGGAAGGTTAAGGCACTACATCAAGGCGATACGGTGGGGTTAATCGCGCCTTCAAGCCCAGCCCCTCTGGAAGACTTGGAGAAAGCCGTTGCGGCCGTGACGGAACTGGGCTTTAACGTTAAGGTTGGTAAAAGTTGCTATGAATCCTACGGTTACATGGCGGGCCCTGAAGAAATTCGAGCCCGAGATATCCATGCAATGTTCGGCGACCCAAAAATAAACGGGATATTTTGCGTTAGAGGCGGTAACGGTGCCATCCGCCTGCCAAGGCTCATCAATATGAAGCTCATATACAAGAATCCCAAGGTCTTTTTGGGATACAGCGACATCACCATCCTTCATTTGATGTTTAATTTACACGGCCAATTTTGCACATTCCATGGTCCCATGCCATCGACGGACATGATAAAGGATCTCTTCCCCGGTTACGAGAAAGACCACCTTTTAAGGGCAATATGTGACGATGAGCCAATAGGGGAACTAAGACCTTACGATGGCGCCCTTCCCATGCAAACCCTCGTCGAAGGATCAGCTGAAGGGGAAATAATAGGAGGAAACTTAAGCCTTGTTTGCGCACTGATGGGAACGCCATGGGAGATAGACACTAAGGACCGCATTCTGATACTTGAAGACGTAGACGAACCCGTTTACAAGATAGACCGCATGCTGAGCCAACTGTTGCTGGCGGGCAAACTCGAAGCGGCCTCGGGGATAGTGCTGGGACAGTTTACGAACATAACCCACAAAGACCCAAGCAGGACTTTTGCTTTAGAAAAGGTATTTGAAGACGTAGTGGCCAAGGCAGGCAGGCCTACGTTGATAAACGGATATTTCGGTCACGGCGAGAAAAAGGTCACCATACCCTTAGGTGTTCGTGCAGTGATAGATGGCTCTGATTCTACATTTACTATAATTGAATCTGGCGTAGTAAAGTAA
- a CDS encoding serine hydroxymethyltransferase — MDLIHFIDPELAAAIEGEKERQNLTIELIASENFVPEVILEAQGSLLTNKYAEGYPGKRYHGGCQFIDVVESLAIERAKKLFGAEHANVQPHSGVNANLAVFMAVLNPGDKILGMDLSHGGHLSHGASVSISGKFFEAHSYGVDKETGLIDYDEVERIACEVKPKLIIAGASAYSRIIDFKRFFEIAKKVGAYLMVDMAHIAGLVAGGVHPSPIPYADFVTFTTTKTLRGARGGNILCKKEFAQGIDKAIFPGIQGGPIPQIIAAKALTFKLAMTEEFKAYGAQVVKNARVMADVLKNNGFDIVSGGTDNHLMLVDLGSKKMTGAQAEKKLEEVGITVNKNMIPYDPEKPTVTSGIRIGLAAVTSRGFDECDTKEVAELVVRVLENEDESNIHGFKREVRDICLRHPLYMTKAELALRTGKGQ; from the coding sequence ATGGACCTCATCCACTTCATTGATCCGGAGTTAGCTGCGGCAATAGAAGGGGAAAAGGAACGGCAAAATCTGACGATTGAGCTAATTGCCTCGGAGAACTTCGTTCCCGAAGTGATACTTGAGGCTCAAGGGTCGCTGCTGACCAACAAGTACGCCGAAGGCTACCCGGGCAAGCGCTATCACGGAGGTTGTCAGTTCATCGACGTCGTAGAAAGCCTCGCGATCGAGCGTGCCAAAAAGTTGTTTGGTGCTGAGCATGCTAACGTACAACCCCATTCGGGCGTCAACGCAAACCTTGCTGTATTCATGGCAGTGCTTAATCCCGGCGATAAAATACTTGGCATGGACCTAAGCCACGGAGGACATCTATCTCACGGAGCTTCCGTCAGCATCTCAGGTAAGTTTTTCGAGGCCCACAGCTACGGCGTAGACAAAGAAACCGGGTTAATAGATTACGACGAGGTAGAGCGTATCGCCTGCGAGGTAAAACCAAAGCTAATAATCGCAGGAGCAAGCGCCTACTCCAGGATCATAGACTTCAAGCGCTTCTTTGAGATCGCAAAAAAGGTTGGAGCTTACCTCATGGTGGACATGGCCCACATAGCTGGGCTTGTTGCAGGCGGAGTCCATCCTTCCCCAATTCCTTACGCCGATTTCGTCACATTTACTACTACTAAGACGCTGCGTGGAGCACGCGGCGGAAACATACTGTGTAAAAAGGAATTTGCTCAAGGCATAGACAAGGCCATCTTCCCGGGGATCCAGGGAGGGCCCATACCTCAGATAATCGCTGCCAAGGCATTGACGTTTAAACTGGCCATGACGGAAGAGTTCAAGGCTTACGGTGCCCAGGTCGTAAAAAACGCCAGGGTAATGGCAGATGTGTTAAAGAATAACGGATTTGATATAGTCTCAGGGGGCACGGATAACCACCTCATGCTTGTAGACCTCGGGAGCAAGAAGATGACGGGCGCTCAAGCTGAAAAGAAGCTCGAAGAGGTAGGCATAACAGTCAACAAAAACATGATACCCTATGACCCCGAAAAGCCGACGGTCACCAGCGGCATTCGCATAGGGCTTGCTGCCGTCACCAGCAGGGGTTTTGACGAATGCGACACCAAAGAAGTGGCAGAACTTGTCGTAAGGGTCCTTGAAAACGAGGATGAATCGAATATCCACGGCTTTAAACGAGAAGTACGTGATATATGCCTGAGGCATCCCCTTTACATGACCAAGGCTGAGCTTGCTTTGCGGACAGGCAAAGGGCAATAA
- a CDS encoding M20 metallopeptidase family protein — MYSDEVMKLSKSMSEELRTLRRDFHQFPELSFKEFETARKIAIYMKELGYEVKENVGKTGVVALLKGAKENPTVALRADMDALPVKEMTGLSYASKNDGVMHACGHDIHVTCALGAAKILASLKDGLQGSVKFIFQPAEEINAGAKAMIDDGVLENPNVSMIFGLHNNPEIPVGKVGLKEGPLMAAVDSTFITVIGQGGHAAYPHRVIDPIVCASSIVMNLQTIVSRNVDPQKSAVISFGSINGGMANNVIPDEVKLAGTVRTFDEGLRDSIEGWMKRTVENTASGLGCKVEFNYRRDLPPVVNHPEATKIALWAAQKVFGEDGIILPTPSMGGEDFALYQKKVPGCYFWLGVGNPDIDAVHPWHSPYFKADEEAFPLGAALLALSALIACDKFIQAT, encoded by the coding sequence ATGTATTCAGATGAAGTGATGAAACTTAGCAAGTCCATGTCAGAGGAGCTAAGGACTTTACGAAGGGATTTCCATCAATTTCCCGAGCTTAGCTTTAAGGAGTTCGAGACGGCGAGGAAGATCGCCATTTATATGAAGGAATTGGGCTATGAAGTCAAAGAAAACGTGGGCAAAACAGGCGTGGTCGCCTTACTGAAAGGGGCAAAAGAAAACCCAACCGTCGCGCTTAGGGCGGACATGGATGCACTGCCTGTAAAGGAGATGACCGGCCTTTCTTATGCCTCTAAAAACGATGGAGTGATGCACGCTTGCGGCCATGATATACACGTCACTTGCGCCTTAGGAGCTGCAAAAATTTTAGCTTCTCTTAAAGATGGACTTCAAGGAAGCGTCAAATTTATCTTTCAGCCGGCAGAGGAGATAAACGCAGGGGCAAAGGCCATGATCGATGATGGCGTGCTCGAAAACCCCAATGTTTCCATGATCTTTGGTTTGCACAACAATCCCGAGATACCGGTAGGCAAAGTAGGATTAAAGGAAGGCCCTTTAATGGCAGCTGTGGACTCCACCTTTATAACCGTTATAGGGCAGGGAGGACACGCTGCCTATCCCCATAGGGTAATTGATCCTATAGTATGCGCTTCTTCCATAGTCATGAACCTGCAGACTATCGTAAGCAGAAACGTCGATCCCCAAAAGTCGGCCGTCATTAGCTTTGGAAGCATCAATGGGGGAATGGCCAACAACGTAATCCCCGATGAGGTAAAGCTTGCCGGCACAGTGCGTACCTTTGACGAGGGCCTTCGCGATTCCATTGAAGGCTGGATGAAAAGAACCGTGGAAAATACAGCTTCAGGCTTAGGGTGTAAGGTCGAATTTAACTATCGCAGAGATCTTCCTCCCGTCGTAAATCATCCGGAGGCAACGAAGATAGCTTTGTGGGCAGCTCAAAAAGTATTCGGCGAAGACGGCATCATTCTGCCGACTCCTTCTATGGGAGGAGAGGATTTCGCATTATATCAAAAAAAGGTCCCCGGGTGTTATTTCTGGCTTGGCGTGGGTAACCCCGATATCGATGCCGTACATCCATGGCATAGCCCGTACTTTAAGGCCGACGAAGAGGCCTTCCCGCTTGGAGCAGCACTTTTAGCTTTATCTGCTTTAATTGCCTGTGACAAATTCATACAGGCAACTTAA